One window of Sphingomonas paeninsulae genomic DNA carries:
- a CDS encoding acyl-CoA thioesterase, with translation MTNETITGDKMASDAGLRLAHYPYHYTTALRQSDSRGNGHVANGKLAALADDAREDVHTKIMGDRMAGHALHIVESNFRFLHEVTYPGSLIIGVGIEEIGNSSLREVLGFFRDDRCYVFSRLVIVKTAGGRSAPLTSEERARAEAFLVRR, from the coding sequence TTGACGAACGAAACGATCACCGGCGATAAAATGGCCTCCGATGCCGGATTACGGCTTGCCCATTATCCGTACCACTACACCACCGCGCTCCGGCAGTCGGACAGCCGTGGCAACGGCCATGTCGCTAATGGCAAGCTTGCCGCCCTGGCCGACGATGCGCGCGAGGATGTCCATACAAAGATCATGGGCGACCGGATGGCTGGTCACGCACTCCACATCGTCGAAAGCAATTTCCGCTTCCTGCATGAAGTAACCTATCCCGGCTCGCTCATTATCGGCGTCGGTATCGAAGAGATCGGCAACAGTTCCTTGCGAGAGGTTCTCGGATTCTTTCGCGACGACCGCTGCTACGTGTTCAGCCGTTTGGTGATCGTAAAGACAGCGGGTGGCCGTTCCGCACCGCTGACGTCCGAAGAACGCGCACGGGCAGAGGCGTTTCTGGTACGGCGCTAA
- a CDS encoding acyl-CoA dehydrogenase family protein, whose product MSSMSFPEPDYMADEEIRMFHDSVGRFLDQSVDQKRIAKWREDGQVERGFWREAGAAGLLGVSVPEEYGGHGGDFRHDLVVVDQVHRKEIEGFGASLHNVIVTPYIRLHGTEEQKKRWLPNLVTGERVAAIAMSEPGAGSDLQAIRTTALKDGNGYRINGSKTFISNGQVADLIVVVAKTDPSLGARGISLLVVETSEVEGFRRGQNLDKIGNEAQDTSELFFDDVWVPSENLLGLEEGNGFLQLMSELPRERLLIAINAVTTMEHALAVTVDYVKERKAFGQTVFDFQNTQFKLAEMYAKARIAKTFINDCTAKAIAGTLDNTTSAIAKLWATDTEWEIVDQCLQLHGGYGYINDYPIARMFRNSRISRIYGGSNEIMKVLIARSL is encoded by the coding sequence ATGTCTTCGATGAGTTTTCCCGAACCGGATTATATGGCCGACGAGGAAATCCGCATGTTCCATGATTCCGTGGGACGTTTTCTCGACCAGAGCGTGGATCAAAAGCGGATCGCGAAATGGCGTGAAGACGGGCAGGTTGAACGCGGGTTCTGGCGCGAAGCGGGCGCGGCCGGATTGCTGGGCGTATCGGTTCCCGAAGAATATGGCGGGCATGGAGGCGATTTCCGTCACGATCTCGTCGTCGTCGATCAGGTCCATCGCAAGGAGATCGAAGGCTTTGGCGCGAGTCTCCATAATGTCATCGTCACGCCGTACATCCGGTTGCATGGGACCGAGGAGCAGAAGAAGCGCTGGTTGCCGAACCTTGTCACGGGTGAGCGCGTTGCAGCCATCGCGATGAGCGAACCGGGTGCAGGGTCCGATCTACAGGCGATCCGCACGACCGCGCTGAAGGACGGCAACGGTTATCGCATCAACGGGTCAAAGACTTTTATCTCGAACGGGCAGGTTGCCGACCTTATCGTGGTGGTTGCGAAAACCGATCCTTCATTGGGTGCGCGGGGTATTTCGCTGCTCGTAGTCGAAACCTCTGAGGTCGAAGGTTTCCGACGGGGGCAGAATCTCGACAAGATCGGGAACGAGGCACAGGATACTTCGGAACTGTTTTTCGACGATGTCTGGGTGCCGTCGGAAAATCTGCTCGGCCTCGAAGAGGGCAACGGTTTTCTCCAACTGATGTCGGAATTGCCGCGTGAACGGCTGCTGATTGCGATCAATGCGGTGACGACGATGGAGCACGCGCTTGCCGTGACGGTTGATTACGTCAAGGAACGCAAGGCGTTCGGACAAACGGTTTTCGATTTCCAGAACACCCAGTTCAAGCTTGCCGAAATGTACGCCAAGGCGCGTATTGCCAAGACGTTCATCAACGATTGCACGGCAAAAGCGATCGCGGGCACGCTTGACAATACGACGTCGGCTATCGCCAAATTATGGGCGACCGATACCGAATGGGAAATCGTCGACCAGTGTCTGCAACTGCATGGCGGCTATGGCTATATCAACGATTATCCGATCGCGCGGATGTTCCGCAATTCGCGAATTTCGAGAATCTATGGCGGATCGAACGAGATTATGAAGGTGTTGATCGCGCGCTCGCTCTGA
- a CDS encoding enoyl-CoA hydratase has protein sequence MSEIITVAIEDGVATVTLNRPEAMNALSKALRSELFKVMTAIDANPDARAVVLTGAGTRAFTAGLDLKELGTEPGALGAANAEGADENPVKAIEVCRKPVIGAINGVAITGGFEVALACDVLIASTNARFADTHARVGIMPGWGLSQKLSRSIGISRAKELSFTGNFLDAATAERWGLVNRVVSPEELLPTAQALARDMASIDPTMLKAYKALIDEGYAASFGDGLAVEHRVSSAANSTVTPEDVEARRLAVQARGRTQ, from the coding sequence ATGAGTGAAATCATTACTGTCGCAATCGAGGACGGTGTTGCCACCGTTACACTCAACCGTCCCGAGGCGATGAACGCGCTGTCCAAGGCGCTGCGTTCTGAACTGTTCAAGGTCATGACGGCCATCGACGCCAATCCGGACGCGCGCGCGGTCGTGCTGACGGGAGCAGGAACGCGCGCCTTCACCGCTGGGCTTGACCTGAAGGAACTGGGGACGGAACCCGGTGCACTGGGCGCTGCCAATGCCGAAGGTGCCGATGAAAATCCGGTCAAGGCGATCGAAGTTTGCCGCAAGCCCGTTATTGGCGCGATTAACGGAGTCGCGATTACCGGTGGGTTCGAAGTTGCGCTGGCCTGCGACGTGCTGATCGCATCCACCAATGCGCGCTTTGCCGATACGCACGCGCGTGTCGGGATCATGCCGGGCTGGGGCCTGTCGCAAAAACTGTCGCGGAGCATCGGCATCAGCCGGGCCAAGGAACTGTCGTTCACCGGTAATTTCCTTGACGCGGCAACCGCCGAACGCTGGGGTCTGGTTAACCGCGTAGTGTCGCCAGAGGAACTGCTGCCGACCGCACAGGCGCTGGCCCGCGATATGGCGTCGATCGATCCAACAATGCTGAAGGCGTATAAGGCGCTGATTGATGAGGGTTACGCCGCGAGCTTTGGCGACGGACTGGCTGTCGAACATCGCGTTTCGTCGGCGGCGAATTCCACTGTGACGCCCGAGGATGTCGAGGCACGCCGTCTTGCGGTGCAGGCACGCGGGCGGACGCAGTAA
- a CDS encoding NADH:flavin oxidoreductase, producing MTTQDLLPLFQPFQCKSLNLHNRIVMSPMTRQFASDGVLVDEVDGYYARRAAGGTGLIITEGTAIDHDVAHYSAKIPHFYGESALARWRSVAAAVHAEGGAIVPQLWHAGLARRRSRAHNPETPNVSASTLTEEDLTSAAANGTAPAPTKPRRPSEPLTISEIEGIIASFAKGAADAKAVGCDGVAIHGAHGYLLDQFFWDRANRRDDRYGGSTANRVRFATEIVTAVRAAVGPDFAIMFRFSQWKSQDYAAKIGATPDALAEILEPLADAGVDVFDASTRRFWEPEFEGSPLNLAGWAKKLTGKASMTVGSIGLEGEFLLGGPTRNKVTTERLGQLAEMLARGDFDLAGVGRALIANPDWANLVATGRFDALRPYNAAAHVTTLEQMEIAA from the coding sequence ATGACGACTCAGGATCTCTTGCCGCTGTTTCAGCCGTTCCAGTGCAAGTCGCTGAACCTGCACAACCGCATCGTCATGTCACCGATGACTCGCCAGTTCGCGTCCGATGGCGTGCTCGTTGACGAGGTCGATGGCTATTATGCCCGGCGCGCGGCGGGCGGAACCGGGCTCATCATCACCGAAGGCACGGCAATCGATCACGATGTCGCCCATTATTCGGCCAAAATTCCGCATTTCTATGGAGAATCCGCACTCGCCCGCTGGCGTTCCGTTGCCGCGGCTGTCCATGCGGAAGGCGGCGCGATCGTCCCGCAGCTTTGGCACGCTGGCCTCGCTCGACGCCGCAGTCGTGCCCATAATCCCGAAACGCCAAATGTGTCCGCCTCGACACTAACCGAAGAAGATCTGACCAGTGCCGCAGCAAATGGCACCGCCCCTGCTCCGACGAAGCCACGTCGCCCGTCCGAACCGCTGACCATTTCCGAGATCGAGGGAATAATCGCCTCGTTCGCCAAAGGAGCCGCCGATGCCAAGGCAGTCGGCTGCGACGGCGTCGCGATCCATGGCGCACACGGCTATCTGCTCGATCAGTTCTTCTGGGACCGCGCAAACCGGCGCGACGACCGCTATGGCGGATCGACTGCAAACCGCGTCCGGTTTGCCACTGAAATCGTCACTGCAGTGCGCGCCGCAGTCGGCCCCGATTTCGCAATCATGTTCCGTTTCTCTCAATGGAAGAGTCAGGATTATGCCGCAAAGATCGGCGCGACCCCAGATGCCCTTGCCGAAATCCTCGAACCGCTCGCCGATGCGGGTGTCGACGTCTTCGACGCCTCCACCCGGCGTTTTTGGGAGCCTGAGTTCGAGGGAAGCCCACTTAATCTCGCCGGTTGGGCAAAAAAGCTGACCGGAAAGGCCTCGATGACGGTCGGATCGATTGGGCTGGAGGGCGAATTCCTGTTGGGCGGTCCGACGCGGAACAAGGTTACAACCGAACGTCTCGGCCAACTCGCCGAAATGCTTGCGCGCGGCGACTTCGATTTGGCAGGCGTTGGACGCGCGCTGATTGCCAATCCCGACTGGGCAAATCTGGTTGCGACAGGCCGTTTCGACGCGCTGCGTCCTTATAATGCTGCAGCGCATGTAACGACACTCGAGCAGATGGAGATTGCAGCATGA
- a CDS encoding MDR family NADP-dependent oxidoreductase, producing MKYENIVVRVGRMPLPGALTADAYEYCAEPLEALKPGEIRIETIYASIDAGARGMLDPSANYPMLLRPGNRVYTSGVVGRVIESLDPAFVPGEFVRALSVTRQKYLTVAPKRTLGVRKVDPSDGPLHIHIGSLGMTGFTAWIGTFTIGLPKPGETMLVSAAAGAVGSVAGQIAKAIGARVVGIAGGAEKCSAVVSRFGFDACIDYKSDGLGEAMDAACPVGIDIYFENVGGAIQKLAMERMNMFGRIIMCGQVSQYDGNGGGSEGGPNLMNVINRRLNLRGFISSDHMDAFPAFERSALSLVRSGKLISYATVTKGFDQLHDAVNSLTQGRNFGQQVHQMADDPMTSDC from the coding sequence ATGAAGTATGAAAATATTGTTGTTCGCGTCGGGCGTATGCCGCTCCCCGGCGCTCTGACCGCCGATGCTTACGAATATTGTGCGGAGCCACTTGAAGCGTTGAAGCCCGGAGAAATTCGTATCGAAACAATTTATGCTTCGATCGACGCGGGCGCGCGAGGGATGCTTGACCCATCTGCGAACTATCCAATGCTGCTGCGACCGGGCAACCGGGTGTACACGTCCGGGGTGGTGGGGCGCGTGATTGAGAGCCTTGACCCCGCCTTCGTGCCTGGTGAATTTGTCCGTGCACTGTCGGTAACCCGCCAGAAATATCTGACCGTTGCGCCAAAGCGCACCTTAGGTGTGCGCAAAGTCGATCCGAGCGACGGTCCCCTTCATATCCACATCGGCTCATTGGGCATGACGGGCTTCACTGCATGGATCGGAACCTTCACGATTGGTTTGCCCAAGCCGGGAGAGACTATGTTGGTTTCGGCTGCCGCCGGTGCAGTAGGCTCAGTTGCCGGCCAGATTGCCAAAGCGATTGGTGCACGGGTTGTCGGCATCGCGGGCGGAGCCGAAAAGTGTAGTGCTGTGGTCTCGCGCTTCGGCTTCGATGCCTGCATTGATTATAAATCCGATGGCCTCGGCGAAGCGATGGACGCGGCTTGCCCCGTCGGCATCGACATCTATTTCGAAAATGTCGGCGGCGCTATTCAGAAGCTCGCTATGGAGCGGATGAATATGTTCGGGCGGATTATAATGTGTGGTCAGGTCTCGCAATATGACGGCAACGGCGGCGGTAGCGAGGGCGGCCCCAATCTGATGAATGTTATCAACCGACGGCTTAACTTGCGCGGTTTCATTTCGAGTGACCACATGGACGCGTTCCCCGCATTTGAGCGCAGCGCTCTTTCGCTGGTTCGCTCTGGAAAACTGATATCCTATGCGACCGTGACTAAGGGGTTCGACCAATTGCATGATGCCGTCAATTCACTCACCCAAGGGCGCAACTTCGGCCAGCAGGTTCACCAGATGGCGGACGATCCCATGACGAGTGATTGCTAA
- a CDS encoding MarR family winged helix-turn-helix transcriptional regulator gives MKSRASISYRISLISRLQRTRFDARARSLGITRAQWRAIYAISHEEGASQRRIAEMIEVTDVTAGRLIDRLVDNGWVERRADATDRRTHRVHLTPLAGPLLEKLAALGTDEEAIALAGISEEDRAATLAVLDRVSANLEEASRCLGADPKIWSQAC, from the coding sequence ATGAAATCCAGGGCATCAATCAGCTATCGAATTAGCCTGATCTCACGGTTGCAGCGTACCCGATTCGACGCGCGCGCCCGTAGTCTGGGCATCACGCGCGCGCAGTGGCGGGCGATTTATGCGATCAGTCATGAAGAGGGTGCGTCGCAGCGTCGCATCGCGGAGATGATCGAGGTCACCGACGTTACGGCGGGCCGCCTTATCGATCGGCTGGTCGATAACGGCTGGGTCGAAAGGCGGGCCGATGCGACCGACCGGCGTACGCATCGCGTTCACCTTACGCCGCTCGCCGGGCCGCTGCTGGAAAAACTGGCGGCGCTGGGGACGGATGAGGAAGCGATTGCGCTTGCCGGTATTTCGGAGGAAGATCGTGCCGCCACTCTTGCCGTGCTCGACCGGGTTAGTGCGAACCTTGAAGAAGCCTCCAGATGCCTGGGAGCCGACCCTAAGATATGGTCCCAGGCCTGCTGA
- a CDS encoding MFS transporter, with translation MSDLANHFGGGAGGSFFAQLAGTLPLFGVMAGALFAGSMIERFGLRQMLLLSMFVFAVAGSAGVLLDAPYPFLGARLLMGGAAGVMTTACNSLIAIYYRGAKRARMNGLIIGAGAIAGISFVLIAGFTASWWWRAPFLLHAAVALAFLPAVLLAGRVPTLPKQTENMIGNLRRLRPIVPVCLVGFAWFAMMLMSGVQTPFVMALAGIGDHRTIATLYAINAASVSVSSVLAGRIALRFSSNTVLRASFLLLAAAMCILGSGTTVIQFAIGLMVSGVSVGFGLTAIWTWGMRVAPHDIVPRALGAMTTCLYLGGALSPFLSAPYEAMMGIRGQFFGIAATTALVVAASWIVTRKSGVLAAT, from the coding sequence ATGAGCGACCTTGCCAATCATTTCGGCGGTGGTGCGGGTGGCAGCTTTTTTGCGCAGCTTGCCGGCACCCTCCCGCTTTTCGGCGTGATGGCGGGCGCACTGTTCGCCGGATCGATGATCGAACGGTTCGGCCTTCGCCAGATGCTGCTCCTGTCGATGTTCGTATTTGCCGTGGCCGGTTCGGCCGGCGTGTTGCTGGACGCGCCATATCCATTCCTTGGCGCCCGGCTGCTGATGGGCGGCGCTGCGGGAGTCATGACAACGGCCTGCAATTCGCTGATCGCCATTTATTATCGCGGCGCAAAGCGCGCCCGGATGAATGGGCTGATTATCGGTGCCGGGGCGATTGCCGGGATCAGTTTTGTCCTGATTGCGGGCTTCACCGCAAGCTGGTGGTGGCGTGCCCCTTTCCTGCTCCATGCGGCCGTCGCACTGGCGTTCCTGCCAGCAGTGTTGCTGGCGGGGCGTGTTCCCACGCTGCCGAAGCAAACCGAAAACATGATCGGCAACCTGCGACGGTTACGCCCCATAGTGCCGGTTTGCCTTGTCGGGTTCGCGTGGTTCGCCATGATGCTGATGAGCGGCGTGCAGACCCCGTTCGTCATGGCCCTTGCCGGGATTGGCGATCACCGGACGATAGCAACCCTTTATGCCATCAACGCAGCCTCAGTCTCTGTCAGTTCGGTGCTGGCCGGTCGCATCGCGTTACGCTTTTCCAGCAATACGGTGCTGCGCGCCTCGTTTCTGTTGCTGGCCGCTGCGATGTGCATTCTTGGTTCCGGAACGACGGTGATCCAATTCGCCATTGGGCTGATGGTTTCGGGCGTCAGTGTCGGGTTCGGATTAACCGCGATCTGGACCTGGGGAATGCGCGTTGCGCCGCATGACATCGTGCCCCGGGCGCTTGGCGCGATGACGACCTGCCTGTACCTTGGCGGCGCCCTCAGCCCTTTTCTGAGCGCGCCTTACGAGGCGATGATGGGCATTCGCGGACAGTTTTTTGGTATTGCAGCAACAACCGCTCTGGTGGTTGCTGCCAGTTGGATAGTTACACGCAAGTCCGGCGTGCTGGCAGCAACATGA
- a CDS encoding AMP-binding protein, protein MTETAFAGANRTLIRAFMDGAALFPQAELVVSSAQRPGTHRLADVLADGLRFAAGLRARGIGEGDIVAVQLPAWSEWMVACVGIAYAGAVMLPIVSIYGAKEMGFILRQSGAKLLVTPDSWRNADYGDVLVACGNLPALATHVVIGDAVPAGAVSWDVMLSGQDDAPPAERDSDDLAMLVYTSGTTADPKGVCHSGRTLLSELAAVAHARRKIVEITLSPWPPGHVAGACTMMRYLAQGSKLVLMDQWDAGDAAMLIEQQHVSSCSLTPFHLTGILDAAERDGRDLSSLVSCLVGAAPVPPTLIERCAARGLNTFRCYGSSEHPTVTMGDPSDTIATRLTTEGRIMAGSEMRFVDDDGDEVASGADGEMVTRGPELFTGYFDSSLNAAAFLPGGWYRTGDIGHFDRDGFLVISDRKKDIIIRGGENISSREVEDIMLADPAVLDVAVVAYPDTRMGEIVCAYVIVQPGASVTLDSVRAYFAQSSVARQKTPERIVLVDEFPRNSTGKVLKHELRARARAEAKEHIA, encoded by the coding sequence ATGACCGAGACAGCGTTTGCCGGTGCCAATCGTACTTTGATCCGGGCATTCATGGATGGCGCGGCGCTTTTTCCGCAGGCCGAACTGGTGGTTTCGTCGGCACAGCGACCGGGAACGCACCGGTTGGCCGATGTGCTGGCCGATGGTCTGCGCTTTGCCGCCGGTTTGCGCGCACGCGGGATCGGCGAGGGCGATATCGTCGCGGTGCAGCTTCCCGCGTGGAGCGAGTGGATGGTAGCCTGTGTCGGCATCGCGTACGCCGGGGCGGTAATGCTGCCGATTGTGTCGATTTATGGCGCAAAGGAAATGGGCTTTATCCTGCGCCAGTCGGGGGCAAAGCTGCTGGTGACGCCCGACAGCTGGCGCAATGCCGATTATGGCGACGTCCTGGTCGCTTGTGGCAATCTGCCAGCGCTGGCAACGCATGTCGTTATCGGCGATGCGGTGCCCGCGGGTGCCGTAAGCTGGGATGTCATGCTTTCCGGTCAGGACGACGCGCCGCCTGCCGAGCGTGATTCGGACGATCTGGCGATGCTCGTTTATACATCGGGAACGACCGCCGATCCCAAGGGCGTTTGCCATTCGGGCCGGACTTTGCTGTCGGAACTCGCTGCCGTCGCCCATGCTCGCCGCAAGATCGTGGAGATCACTCTGTCGCCGTGGCCGCCGGGTCATGTCGCTGGAGCCTGCACGATGATGCGGTATCTGGCACAGGGCAGCAAACTGGTGCTGATGGATCAGTGGGATGCAGGCGACGCGGCGATGCTGATCGAGCAACAGCACGTCAGTTCATGCTCGCTGACGCCCTTTCACCTGACCGGCATTCTCGATGCCGCCGAGCGCGATGGTCGCGATCTGTCCAGTCTGGTCAGTTGCCTTGTCGGTGCGGCACCTGTGCCACCGACGTTGATCGAACGGTGCGCCGCACGCGGGCTGAACACGTTCCGCTGTTATGGATCAAGCGAACATCCAACCGTCACGATGGGCGACCCGTCGGACACGATAGCGACGCGACTAACCACCGAAGGGCGGATCATGGCAGGGTCGGAAATGCGCTTCGTCGATGACGATGGTGATGAGGTGGCATCGGGGGCCGATGGCGAAATGGTCACGCGCGGGCCGGAACTGTTCACCGGCTATTTTGATTCCAGCTTGAACGCGGCGGCATTTCTACCAGGCGGATGGTACCGAACCGGCGACATCGGCCATTTCGATCGCGACGGCTTTCTGGTCATCAGCGATCGCAAGAAGGACATCATTATTCGCGGCGGAGAGAATATCTCGTCGCGCGAGGTCGAGGATATCATGCTCGCCGATCCGGCGGTGCTGGACGTAGCGGTCGTCGCTTACCCCGACACGCGCATGGGAGAGATCGTCTGCGCCTATGTCATCGTGCAACCGGGTGCCAGCGTGACGCTCGACAGCGTCCGTGCCTATTTCGCACAGAGCAGCGTCGCGCGGCAGAAAACGCCCGAACGCATCGTTCTGGTCGATGAATTTCCCCGCAACAGTACCGGTAAGGTGCTGAAACATGAATTGCGCGCCCGGGCGCGTGCCGAAGCCAAGGAACACATTGCATGA
- a CDS encoding DUF7065 domain-containing protein, producing the protein MSTLTPNENVNITRDTPFVPADDQYHTLSDNPLNLETNWWSINIPERKIGIWVHSAYYPNTQKLRWRVFAWDDRGADPARLAYYRIADGVDMAGTPDLRDIVFPEGGYSLKMVDPLMAYRVEYADPAADFALEFDFTACHPPHRFTPGEPPAMFNPHLDQLGRYTGTLTLRGERIPIDCWSVRDRTWGPREGAHASSQKYAGKPAKILHPGGPKWREIERERGRGRIQYIFGHTDDQTGFLSFVRPQDGDAHGRSPLNMGWLLKDGRFTRLDKTQSWMKSWRSPDTGWSEHMDVLLVDEEGRSMEAEGFTVSHMCEHGAGSNALMRWEYDGKTGWGEDQDGWKVDHFNRMLTALRAFG; encoded by the coding sequence ATGAGCACCCTGACACCCAACGAGAACGTGAATATCACCCGCGACACGCCGTTCGTGCCTGCCGACGACCAGTATCACACACTCAGCGACAATCCGCTCAATCTCGAAACCAACTGGTGGTCGATCAACATCCCCGAGCGCAAGATCGGCATCTGGGTCCATTCGGCCTATTATCCGAACACGCAAAAGCTGCGCTGGCGGGTGTTCGCATGGGACGACAGGGGCGCCGACCCTGCCCGCCTCGCCTATTACCGGATCGCTGATGGCGTCGATATGGCCGGCACGCCCGACCTGCGCGATATCGTGTTTCCAGAGGGCGGCTATTCACTGAAGATGGTCGATCCGCTGATGGCATACCGCGTCGAATATGCCGATCCGGCAGCAGATTTTGCGCTCGAATTCGATTTTACCGCCTGTCACCCGCCGCATCGGTTCACGCCCGGCGAACCGCCTGCGATGTTTAATCCGCACCTCGATCAACTTGGCCGCTACACCGGCACGCTGACACTGCGCGGAGAACGAATTCCCATCGACTGCTGGTCGGTTCGCGACCGCACCTGGGGACCGCGTGAGGGTGCACATGCCTCGTCACAGAAATATGCCGGAAAACCTGCCAAGATATTACATCCCGGTGGTCCGAAATGGCGCGAGATCGAGCGCGAACGCGGGCGTGGCAGAATCCAGTATATCTTTGGCCACACCGACGATCAGACCGGCTTTCTCAGCTTCGTGCGTCCGCAAGACGGCGACGCACACGGCCGGTCGCCGCTCAACATGGGCTGGTTGCTGAAAGACGGTCGCTTCACCCGGCTCGACAAGACGCAAAGCTGGATGAAAAGCTGGCGCTCGCCCGATACCGGCTGGAGCGAACATATGGACGTACTCCTCGTCGATGAGGAGGGCCGGTCGATGGAAGCGGAGGGCTTTACCGTCAGTCATATGTGCGAACATGGCGCGGGCTCCAACGCGCTCATGCGTTGGGAATATGACGGCAAAACCGGGTGGGGCGAGGATCAGGACGGATGGAAGGTCGATCACTTCAATCGGATGCTTACAGCGCTGCGGGCGTTTGGTTGA
- a CDS encoding SDR family NAD(P)-dependent oxidoreductase: MLTVITGAGGGMGAETARRFAGEGPMLLCDVSEAKLDALVASLPAGAHRVVAGDLTDLAVLDRIVAGVAGGDGLGRLVHTAGLSPTMADARRILDVNLCASVRLVDALLPYANAGSVALLVASIAGHSAATDRDNDLDDPNAEGALDRIASGLDPYAGYSYSKRGVMRLVEARAAAWGRRGGRIVSLSPGLIDTPMNEAEFDANPIIARMLAATPVPRMGRAAEITDAVAYLCSPAASFVTGTDLRVDGGIVAVMHTDSSFGH, encoded by the coding sequence ATGCTGACGGTCATAACCGGTGCCGGTGGCGGCATGGGTGCGGAGACGGCGCGGCGCTTTGCCGGCGAGGGGCCTATGCTGTTGTGCGATGTCTCGGAGGCAAAGCTCGATGCACTCGTCGCGTCGTTACCGGCCGGCGCGCATCGCGTTGTCGCGGGCGATCTGACCGACTTGGCGGTTCTCGACCGAATTGTGGCCGGGGTTGCGGGGGGCGATGGCCTGGGTCGGCTGGTTCATACCGCTGGCCTGTCGCCGACGATGGCGGATGCGCGGCGCATTCTTGACGTGAATCTATGTGCAAGCGTCCGGCTGGTGGATGCGTTGCTGCCTTATGCCAACGCGGGCAGCGTCGCGCTGCTGGTGGCGTCGATTGCGGGCCATTCGGCGGCGACAGACCGTGATAATGATCTCGACGATCCGAATGCCGAGGGTGCGCTCGACCGGATTGCGTCGGGGCTCGATCCCTATGCCGGTTACAGCTATTCCAAACGCGGCGTGATGCGACTGGTCGAGGCGCGGGCGGCAGCGTGGGGCAGGCGTGGGGGCCGCATCGTCTCGCTTTCGCCCGGCTTGATTGACACACCGATGAACGAGGCTGAATTTGATGCCAACCCGATCATCGCAAGGATGCTCGCTGCCACGCCTGTGCCGCGCATGGGGCGGGCAGCGGAGATCACCGACGCGGTCGCTTATCTCTGTTCCCCTGCGGCAAGCTTCGTCACCGGGACCGACCTGCGCGTCGATGGCGGCATCGTCGCTGTGATGCACACCGATTCCAGTTTCGGACACTAG
- a CDS encoding tyrosine-protein phosphatase, protein MSETDTIDRVITCERIHNFRDYGGYSTSHGRLRSGWLYRSAQHFDANAADLARVSGLGLAVVIDLRGRSERREAPCPRPDGFDAEIVSIEDETVTQAPHIEAARAEMTAEEARASMANAYHTMPFRPVLMQLYTRYFEKLAEVDGPSLIHCLAGKDRTGIAVALLHHVVNVHPDDMMADYLLTNVTGNIEARVRAGGRHVKARMGEMSDDALRALMSVEPMFLQNGFKAMAEQYGSIDGYLSEGLGVTPERRERIIARLTV, encoded by the coding sequence ATGTCTGAAACCGATACGATCGACCGCGTAATCACTTGCGAACGCATCCACAACTTTCGCGATTATGGCGGCTATTCAACGTCGCATGGTCGCTTGCGAAGTGGATGGCTTTATCGGTCCGCACAACATTTTGATGCGAATGCCGCAGACCTTGCGCGAGTGTCCGGGCTTGGGCTGGCGGTGGTTATCGATTTGCGTGGCCGGAGCGAAAGGCGTGAAGCGCCGTGTCCGCGGCCTGACGGTTTCGATGCCGAAATCGTGTCGATCGAGGACGAGACTGTAACACAGGCTCCTCACATCGAAGCGGCTCGCGCAGAGATGACGGCTGAAGAAGCGCGCGCATCGATGGCGAACGCGTATCACACCATGCCTTTTCGCCCGGTATTGATGCAGCTTTATACGCGGTATTTTGAAAAACTGGCCGAGGTCGATGGACCCAGCCTGATCCATTGCCTCGCCGGAAAGGACCGCACGGGCATTGCGGTCGCGCTGTTACATCATGTGGTGAATGTTCACCCCGACGATATGATGGCGGACTATCTACTGACCAATGTAACCGGAAATATCGAGGCGCGCGTGCGTGCCGGTGGCCGCCACGTTAAAGCGCGCATGGGCGAAATGTCGGACGATGCGCTGCGTGCGCTGATGTCGGTGGAGCCGATGTTTCTGCAAAACGGCTTTAAGGCGATGGCCGAGCAATATGGCAGCATCGACGGATATCTGAGTGAGGGCCTGGGCGTAACGCCCGAGCGGCGCGAAAGGATTATCGCGCGGCTGACCGTATAA